The DNA sequence ACGGCCGGGTTCCGCGCGATGCTGGACGCCTTCGCCGAGCACGGCCCGAGCCTCGACGAGAACCCGCTCGACGCCGTCGGCCACCGCGTGGTGCACGGCGGCAAGCGGTTCTTCGAGCCGACTGTCGTGACACCCCTCGTCGAGATCAACATCGAGGATCTCTCCGATCTCGCGCCCCTCCACAACCCGGCGAACCTCCAGGGCATCCGCGCCGCCCGGGCCGCGTTCCCGGATGTCCCGCACGTGGCCGTCTTCGACACGGCGTTCCACCAGACGCTGCCACCGGCGGCCTACACCTACGCGATCGACGCGGGGCTCGCCGAGCGCCACCGGGTCCGCCGCTACGGCTTCCACGGCACCTCCCACAAGTACGTGTCGGAGGCGGCGGCCCGCTTCCTCGGCCGGCCGATCGAGGAGCTGCGCCAGATCGTCCTCCATCTGGGCAACGGGGCGTCGGCATGCGCCGTCCGTGGCGGACGGTCGGTGGAGACGTCGATGGGCATGACACCGCTCGAGGGGCTCGTCATGGGCACGCGCTCGGGCGACCTCGACCCGGCGGTGCTCCTGCATCTCGCGCGGCGTGCGCACCTCGGCACGGACGAGCTCGACGAACTGCTCAACCGCCGCAGCGGACTGCTCGGTCTCTCCGGCCGAGGCGACATGAGAGATGTGCGCCAGGCCGCCGAGAACGGTGACGAGGCCGCCCGTCTGGCCCTCGACACGACGATCCACCGGCTGAAGCACTACATCGGCGCGTACACCGCCCTGCTCGGCGGTCTCGACGTGCTCGTCTTCACCGCCGGTAT is a window from the Leifsonia sp. AG29 genome containing:
- a CDS encoding acetate/propionate family kinase; translated protein: MSAVLVVNSGSSSFKYQLIDSESEESLASGLVERIGEASGRTSHRGPDGTSERTLQIPDHTAGFRAMLDAFAEHGPSLDENPLDAVGHRVVHGGKRFFEPTVVTPLVEINIEDLSDLAPLHNPANLQGIRAARAAFPDVPHVAVFDTAFHQTLPPAAYTYAIDAGLAERHRVRRYGFHGTSHKYVSEAAARFLGRPIEELRQIVLHLGNGASACAVRGGRSVETSMGMTPLEGLVMGTRSGDLDPAVLLHLARRAHLGTDELDELLNRRSGLLGLSGRGDMRDVRQAAENGDEAARLALDTTIHRLKHYIGAYTALLGGLDVLVFTAGIGENDARLREETLEGLGFLGIELDPERNAASDRGARVISTDGSAVTVLVVPTNEELEIARQSLQAVARERAD